The window CATAATTTAGACCCGTGACGATTTAATCCTTATTCTATCAAATTAAGAGATACCATAAAACAAAAAGTGACTGACTTCTATTTGCCTTCAGAAATTTTCGTTGGAACTAATAAGCTAAACCACTTTAATCTTCTATTTTATCTACCTAATAGTATTTAATTAAGTGTCAatataaaatattcttattataagaGACTAGAGTTCACTTTATCCTATTGATATACTACAattttcaacatatatttcaaaAACATACCTTTTAATGTTCATAGAGCAACTCTTTTTTCTTAATTAAGTgtctaatatattataataatctATTAAATGTTTGTTTGGGTACTATTAAGttgacaaaaaattatttttttaataaaaaagatttttttagcgtatttaataaatttctaatagtaaaaataaaagtattagaaaaataaaaaaacatcttttttaaaaaactacaatttacataatttttttaaaagattttttttctttaaaaaaaatattttttatataataaataaataaataagtacttttatatgattatatccaaacataattaataaataaaatatttttattacataagatatttaaatataaaaattatttttaattttttataagatcttttaaaaaaacataatttaaaaaagatcctttttcacccaaacaagccttagattaattttagtaattgtctttttttttttcatatacctgtatatttattgtttattctcaattaaaaaaatgataatacaATCTAACTTtttctaaataattatttatattgatccctaataacaaatttaaagtgttagaaataaacaataaattactAGTTAGGTGGTGATTGgatattcatcatcatcatcatgatctaaaattcttaattaaacatcttatcatttttttttctgtattaTCATCATTGattctttaatttaattaagattttattatcattaattgataataataataataataataaggcgtAGAAAGCTATAAAGTTGAGTATACTTTATTCTTCTTTGTGTCCTTTCTGTGATGCTTGTGGGGTTAGTGGGGGTTTCTtgtcaaaaatcaaaattcttCATTTCACACAAACACAAATTTGGTAAAGAAAcccatcaatcaaatcaaatcaataatcaataataatcataaaatccaGCAAGGTAAACTGCAACACTCTTCTctttgttctttttgtttttttcttttctttatgatAATCATAATTTCTATtattgaattgttgttgttttctgCACTGCATCTATAGCTGCTACCTTGGAGGTTTTGAATTCAAGGCTTTGTTTGGTGGGTTCACAAATAATCACTACAAATTTCTTGAGAccccttttttctcttttgtgGAGCTTTACCAATTCTCAATGGAGGTAAATCCTGTAACTATTCGtttgtttgttgaattttgattgcaaatttgtgctttttttccttttttgtcaAATACCCATTTCAATTTATGTTTCAAAGATTAAACCTTTATTATACAGGAGTTCATTCCAATTGCATCCTTACATGATCCCTTTACTCTGAGCTGTTGTTTTTTCTTCCATTTAACTTTTCACGTATTGGCATATATTTGGTACATGTTTAGAAGGAATAAAAGATGTTTCAGGCATAAATCTGATTATATTTCTTTAGGAGAAAAATGATCAAATTTGAATTCCAATGGCTAGGCTTAGGTAAATTGTTAGAGTTGAAAGTCTGAAACAAAGATCATTGTTTTGAGTTTATTTGCTGAAGCCATGGAAGCCTTACTTGAATAGTGTATAAAGCTTATTTTGGCTTCATTGTTTCATTAtggttatgatgatgatgattaattgAGTTAGTGTTGTTTAATCGAGCTAATGATGTTTAATGTTATTGCGTTGTTCCATTCTCTGCTGTCATCTAGTACACGAGGTAATTCCGGGTAGAATCTGTATTTTTAATGTACTTATCGAAACCATATGTGGTCCATATTctgtttgataaaaataatatgcACTCTAAGAACTTGGGAAATATTTTCTGAAGTTGTTGGCTGGTATTTAAAAGGTTCCAGAGATGGAAGGAAAGATTGAAAGCCATACAACATCAGCAGAAGCCTTTGTTGAAGGGGGGATTCAAGAAGCCTGTCATGATGCTTGCAGTATATGCCTTGAGGATTTTTGTGACAGTGATCCTGCGTCGGTAATGTTTTCTGCTTTTGATTCATGTGTCTTTTGATTCCGGAATTAGTACTATAATAAGCAACTATTTGAGTTCAATCGAAAGACATTTCTTCAATTTCTCCACCTCTTTTTTTCCAGGTGACTAATTGCAAGCACGAGTTCCACCTACACTGCATTCTTGAATGGTACAATACATGTTTTGCAAGTTGTGTATCTTTCGGAACTTATTACGTTTTAGTTACTGGTGCTTTACGTTCCTTTACAGTACTCATAGGGATATGCATTATGTCATCTAGTTTGGTTTCTATTTATTAAAACGCCTTATAGTGTTTCACCAATAACAAATTCTCATTGACAAAATAGAACCAGAAGTAAGAAAGCAATGATGTACTTATATGCCATTTCCGACTTTcatgttttgttttcttttgatcTTCGGGTTGGGCAAAGTGGAAGGGACCAAAATTTCGACATGATAAAAGGGGGTTACTAGCCGTACCGATGTAAATGGAACTATATAACTTTAGCAATTTTACGAGTGATTGTTCACAGGTGTCAAAGAAGCTCCCAATGTCCCATGTGTTGGCAATCTGTTAGCTTGAAGGATGCTACCAGGTTGTTTGTTtatgatttttcttttcaaatatgatatctattttataattcttttttggaattatattattaaactcGTATGCATTTATGACAGTCAAGAATTGCTTGAAGCAGTAGAGCAGGAGAGGAGCATAAGGGTTACCCCATCAAGAAATGTTGATATCTTTCATCATCCAACCCTTGATGATCCAGAATTGCAGCAGGTCGGTTATCTGTCATCAGTTTCGAAGTTTTGGTTTGATTCGCTTGGTTAAGCACATCATAATATGTTTTCACATTATGCAGTTTGAAGAGCGAATAATTCAACATATAGCTGCTGCGGCAGCAATGAGGAGAGCACGGCACCTTGGTCACAGGGAAGGTCCTAGTACTCGGTCATCTGCTCATGGCCATCCACATTTCTTACTATTCTCGGCACAGTCGAGTGCACATCCATCTAGTCCTGAATCTGTTGCCGGAGATGGAAATGAACTGGCTGAAATCCCTGTAGGAAGTCCATCTACGCCACTTACATCTGATGGAGACGAACCATCAACGTCTCAGCTGATCGCACATATTCAAACTCGGAGCCCTTCTTTAGCTCACAGGTCTACTGTCTCGGCTACAAACCGTGAAGGGATTCACCCTAATGAAAGGTACTTAGTTAGGTCTTAATGATTATTATCTTAGGGATCATTATTAGTAGTTTGGATAAGTGGAGTTATGTATTCTTTCTTCCCTTGCATGCCGAAGTTCTACCACTCATTCTTCGACTTTGGACGGAGACAGAGCAGGGCCATCCGATCTCCAGTCATTTTCTGATTCTTTGAGGTCCAAATTTAATGCAATGTCCCTGAGGTACAATTTCTTAGAAAGCAATGGCATGTGTCCTTACTCCTTAGAAGTATGTATTTTCTCAAATTGACTTATACGGTATTGAATTGTTTTATGACTAGATACAAAGAATCGCTTTCGAAGGGCACAAGGGGATGGAAAGAGAGGCTGTTCTCTCGAAATTCTTCCGTGTCAGAACTCGGTTCAGAAGTCAAGAGAGAGTTGAATGCTGGAATTGCGAGTGTATCCCGATTGATGGAGCGCCTCGAATCTAGAGAAAATAATAGAGTTGGGGATGCATCTTTGTCGAATCATTTGGCGGATTCCTCCATCCCTGAGACTAGCAACCAGCACAATGTGGAAGCTCTCGGAAGGAACTCTTCGCGCGGCAATAATTCTCAGGCCACTTTTTCTACTGGCTCAGATTCAAACTAAGCATTGTTTTTGTTTCTGTGAATGCATACTCCTCAGCATCTCATATTTGAAGGTGAGCTTTGATCTTTGTTGTTTGTTGGTGGAACCTATTAGCCAGAACAGAATCAGCAAATCTTTCATCAAATTTAAAACCAAAATATAGCTGTAAAATGGTTCTAATGATAACATATTAAAACTCTTCCATTCACCTCAATATTTACCTAGAGATGGAGGATAATACAGAGAAATAATTTACATGATTTTTAATCCCATATTCATCCATATAGATTCTAACAtaactaattttcttttttcagGCTAATTGTTTGCCCAGAAATGACATGCTGAGGAGATTATGCCTTTGTTATGTTCtggttttcaattttttcttttaaaaaaaaaagggtctAAAAGGATATTTGTGTCAAAAGCTGAGAACTCTTAGTCTTATCTTGTGTATATTAAATGATGGGAACATGGAGGAGTTTGTATTTAATCTGATGGAGAAATTGGTTTGAAATTGAATTATCAGAAACTGGTGTCCTTATATTAATTACTTTTGGTACAATGGAACCCAATGGGAATATATGTGGATCAAGGTGTGCCAATTTTAAAGGTTCATTAAATAATTCAGAAATTTTAATTATGCACAAAAAATGGCCATatatagttttcattttttttttgtctaaagcACCAAATAATTGAGAAAATTATTATTGGTCTCATcgttatttcatattttttcttttttaattaattattcattttaaaaattttgtttttcccAAATAATTGTTATATTACGTTATTAGATATGTCGAAAATTGAAGGAATGGATTTTtccaatttttctttaaattatttgGTAAAATATAATCTCTTATTTTATTGTCTTTAAATGAAATCAAGAGAAAATATAAGAGAaaagatattaaataataaaaaattacactttaccAAACAGCTCTGATATGCTCTATGCATGGGCTTGTACGCATGGGCGATTATTAGTATTCTTTAATAAGTGAAAGACAGaataccaaaaaaataataagtgaAAGACAAGGATGTGGTATTTATAAGTATTTGATTCGCaccaaatattaaataaataaataaataaataaataatatatgttatatttatattttattttaattaataattattataataaatattatattattttaattttgttatttaaaaaaattaatttaataatattttagaagtaaacatatttaaaaaaataaaaaaaagagtttcattaaaataaaaaagagattttattgatttttttatagaaataaacttttttatatattttttcattttgcGCGTCGAATTGAAATTTTAGCCATATACTATTGATCCGCGagaccgcgaacacccctaataaatgaaagagaataaacaaacaaaataattaaatagaataatcattaatatttaaaataattttataaattattttataatttcaataaagtttagttattttattaattcaaatgaatattttaaaatagagagttaattaaaattataaatataaattttagttcAAGTGATCAAGTCACATGAATacttattttaagtttatttgtaTGATGGATTGATGATGGCCCTtggtcattttttttttttggattaaatcacaagaaaataaaaaagaattagaaAAACCACAATAGGAATTACTGAATTAGGAAATCACCATATTGCATTATTGCTTAGAGTcttaaatataaatttcattattaaaatatttaaattagataaagtgtataaatacataaataccacCTTGTCTCCAACATACATTCCCCAATTCGGTTGAATCCCTAAAATCTTCTCTTTCCCTCTTTTCGCTCTCCTTCGCGCCCATCACAGGTTCCACTGATCCACCCACCGCCACTCGCCACCGTCCACCGTCAAGTCACTGCCGGAGTACCTTCCCtccctctgcttcttcttcttctatccaTAAACCCTAGGGCTTTGCAACCTTCTCAAATTTTTATCTATGACAATTAACTCTATTCTAAGTCACTTCTCTTGTTCTCCTTAAAAAC is drawn from Arachis hypogaea cultivar Tifrunner chromosome 12, arahy.Tifrunner.gnm2.J5K5, whole genome shotgun sequence and contains these coding sequences:
- the LOC112728711 gene encoding E3 ubiquitin-protein ligase RHF2A, with the protein product MEVPEMEGKIESHTTSAEAFVEGGIQEACHDACSICLEDFCDSDPASVTNCKHEFHLHCILEWCQRSSQCPMCWQSVSLKDATSQELLEAVEQERSIRVTPSRNVDIFHHPTLDDPELQQFEERIIQHIAAAAAMRRARHLGHREGPSTRSSAHGHPHFLLFSAQSSAHPSSPESVAGDGNELAEIPVGSPSTPLTSDGDEPSTSQLIAHIQTRSPSLAHRSTVSATNREGIHPNESSTTHSSTLDGDRAGPSDLQSFSDSLRSKFNAMSLRYKESLSKGTRGWKERLFSRNSSVSELGSEVKRELNAGIASVSRLMERLESRENNRVGDASLSNHLADSSIPETSNQHNVEALGRNSSRGNNSQATFSTGSDSN